One window of Drosophila busckii strain San Diego stock center, stock number 13000-0081.31 chromosome 3L, ASM1175060v1, whole genome shotgun sequence genomic DNA carries:
- the LOC108600468 gene encoding epsin-1 isoform X7: MRCTAVVTYWDLFVFSLRKQKDDMQVNVAGLRRNIKNLAHNYSDAQVKVREATSNDPWGPSATIMAEIADLTYNVVAFSEIMQMIWKRLNDHGKNWRHVYKALILLEYLIKTGTEKVAQQCKENIFAIQTLREFVYFEEGKDQGTHVREKAKQLVTLLKDDERLKNERVKALKAKERFALHPSGFGSDGYIDGPSQRDMPPGWQEEPPKSASELEMVRPQTAGEEELQLQLAMAMSREEAEQEEAKRRSDDVRLQLALSQSEQDFKGTNGRPLVGAAAAAPKEEQQSHLLDLLDISLGATSISSPPLGAAGGAAAAAVVDPWAAPPARAASQLSDPWSGSASNTPIPADPWHPASAPRTIMSAGVPLGAAAAATPQPGDAWGMRTQSPSVASGSSNEGWLQTNGNAQQNGARAAAPVDAWLSKSAASPALAAAPAARATSNGSSGDPWLAETPAAPADPWAGGQPAGAGTGALDDPWKAVQTGAIKKQSPDFDEFDLITNRNKSELNNSHASNNNNASLLDEMDPLSTNYGSLNNSSVHASTGATAKKPLKDPHAFLGENSALVNLDNLIKPIAPQTQAGLAPAYNPFADNGMPPKTNLFQQQQPAVPSINQLKQQPPFAINMNQDPWAPVTGGVNPASQPTMEAWTLK, from the exons ATGCGCTGCACTGCTGTTGTCACCTATTGGGACTTGTTTGTGTTCTCAT TGAGAAAGCAAAAGGACGATATGCAGGTCAATGTTGCCGGTTTACGTAGAAACATTAAAAATCTTGCGCACAACTATTCCGATGCACAG GTCAAAGTGCGCGAGGCCACGTCGAATGATCCGTGGGGTCCATCGGCCACTATTATGGCCGAAATTGCGGATCTAACGTATAATGTGGTGGCCTTTTCGGAGATAATGCAAATGATATGGAAGCGGCTAAACGATCATGGCAAGAACTGGCGGCATGTCTACAAGGCGCTCATCCTCCTCGAGTATCTGATCAAAACGGGCACCGAGAAGGTCGCACAGCAATGCAAGGAGAACATATTCGCCATACAAACATTGCGTGAGTTTGTCTACTTCGAGGAGGGCAAAGATCAGGGCACACATGTGCGCGAGAAGGCCAAGCAGCTGGTCACATTGCTCAAGGACGATGAGCGTCTGAAGAATGAGCGCGTCAAAGCGCTGAAAGCGAAGGAGCGCTTTGCGCTGCATCCAAGCGGATTTGGCAGCGATGGTTATATCGATGGGCCATCGCAAAGAGACATGCCGCCAGGCTGGCAAGAGGAGCCGCCCAAAAGTGCTTCCGAACTGGAAATGGTGCGTCCACAAACTGCTGGCGaggaggagctgcagctgcagctggcgatGGCTATGTCCAGAGAAGAAGCAGAGCAGGAGGAGGCCAAGCGGCGCAGCGATGATGTGCGTCTGCAGCTGGCGCTAAGTCAAAGCGAACAGGACTTCAA agGTACAAATGGTCGTCCActtgttggtgctgctgctgctgcgcccaaGGAGGAGCAGCAAAGTCATTTACTCGACTTGCTGGACATTTCGCTGGGCGCCACTAGCATTTCAAGTCCACCGCTGGGCGCCGCtggcggtgctgctgctgctgctgttgtggatCCTTGGGCTGCGCCACCCGCGCGTGCAGCAAGTCAACTTTCCGATCCGTGGTCTGGCAGCGCCTCCAATACGCCCATACCTGCCGATCCCTGGCATCCTGCTAGCGCTCCACGCACCATTATGAGCGCTGGCGTGCCGCtgggcgctgcagcagctgccacgccgCAGCCAGGCGATGCTTGGGGCATGCGCACACAGTCACCGTCCGTTGCCTCGGGCTCCTCCAACGAAGGCTGGCTGCAGACCAATGGCAATGCCCAGCAGAATGGCGCACGTGCTGCAGCGCCTGTGGATGCTTGGCTAAGCAAGAGCGCAGCAAGTCCAGCgctagcagcagcgccagcagcacgTGCAACCAGCAATGGCAGCTCGGGCGATCCGTGGCTAGCGGAAACGCCAGCTGCACCAGCAGATCCCTGGGCGGGTGGTCAGCCCGCAGGCGCAGGCACTGGCGCCTTGGATGATCCCTGGAAAGCTGTGCAAACGGGCGCCATTAAG aAACAATCGCCCGACTTTGATGAGTTTGATTTGATTACCAATCGCAACAAGAGCGAGCTCAACAATTCACATGCctccaataacaacaatg CTTCATTGCTTGACGAAATGGATCCGCTTTCGACAAACTATGGCAGCCTTAATAACTCCAGCGTACATGCCTCAACGGGCGCCACCGCAAAGAAGCCACTGAAAGATCCGCATGCATTTCTGGGCGAAAACTCGGCGCTGGTCAATCTGGACAATCTAATAAAGCCCATAGCGCCGCAAACGCAAGCAGGACTAGCGCCAGCCTACAATCCTTTCGCTGACAATGGCATGCCGCCCAAAACGAATCTattccagcaacagcagccagca GTGCCGTCCATAAATCAGCTGAAACAGCAGCCgccttttgcaattaatatgaATCAGGATCCTTGGGCGCCAGTTACCGGTGGTGTTAATCCAGCCTCACAG CCCACAATGGAGGCTTGGACgcttaaataa
- the LOC108600468 gene encoding epsin-1 isoform X4 — protein MRCTAVVTYWDLFVFSLRKQKDDMQVNVAGLRRNIKNLAHNYSDAQVKVREATSNDPWGPSATIMAEIADLTYNVVAFSEIMQMIWKRLNDHGKNWRHVYKALILLEYLIKTGTEKVAQQCKENIFAIQTLREFVYFEEGKDQGTHVREKAKQLVTLLKDDERLKNERVKALKAKERFALHPSGFGSDGYIDGPSQRDMPPGWQEEPPKSASELEMVRPQTAGEEELQLQLAMAMSREEAEQEEAKRRSDDVRLQLALSQSEQDFKGTNGRPLVGAAAAAPKEEQQSHLLDLLDISLGATSISSPPLGAAGGAAAAAVVDPWAAPPARAASQLSDPWSGSASNTPIPADPWHPASAPRTIMSAGVPLGAAAAATPQPGDAWGMRTQSPSVASGSSNEGWLQTNGNAQQNGARAAAPVDAWLSKSAASPALAAAPAARATSNGSSGDPWLAETPAAPADPWAGGQPAGAGTGALDDPWKAVQTGAIKKQSPDFDEFDLITNRNKSELNNSHASNNNNASLLDEMDPLSTNYGSLNNSSVHASTGATAKKPLKDPHAFLGENSALVNLDNLIKPIAPQTQAGLAPAYNPFADNGMPPKTNLFQQQQPAVPSINQLKQQPPFAINMNQDPWAPVTGGVNPASQQHTQPPNPPINNNNNNSYFGEHYQSPSIDSIRNLDLMNEPPQRAYGYSPTAPTTLSYSSFSTPLGYSSYTQNYTSALTESLAETPGVTIAPLGFDARQNLNQSAAATQHQHCYQDQNNNMPWIKPEAAATNPFLS, from the exons ATGCGCTGCACTGCTGTTGTCACCTATTGGGACTTGTTTGTGTTCTCAT TGAGAAAGCAAAAGGACGATATGCAGGTCAATGTTGCCGGTTTACGTAGAAACATTAAAAATCTTGCGCACAACTATTCCGATGCACAG GTCAAAGTGCGCGAGGCCACGTCGAATGATCCGTGGGGTCCATCGGCCACTATTATGGCCGAAATTGCGGATCTAACGTATAATGTGGTGGCCTTTTCGGAGATAATGCAAATGATATGGAAGCGGCTAAACGATCATGGCAAGAACTGGCGGCATGTCTACAAGGCGCTCATCCTCCTCGAGTATCTGATCAAAACGGGCACCGAGAAGGTCGCACAGCAATGCAAGGAGAACATATTCGCCATACAAACATTGCGTGAGTTTGTCTACTTCGAGGAGGGCAAAGATCAGGGCACACATGTGCGCGAGAAGGCCAAGCAGCTGGTCACATTGCTCAAGGACGATGAGCGTCTGAAGAATGAGCGCGTCAAAGCGCTGAAAGCGAAGGAGCGCTTTGCGCTGCATCCAAGCGGATTTGGCAGCGATGGTTATATCGATGGGCCATCGCAAAGAGACATGCCGCCAGGCTGGCAAGAGGAGCCGCCCAAAAGTGCTTCCGAACTGGAAATGGTGCGTCCACAAACTGCTGGCGaggaggagctgcagctgcagctggcgatGGCTATGTCCAGAGAAGAAGCAGAGCAGGAGGAGGCCAAGCGGCGCAGCGATGATGTGCGTCTGCAGCTGGCGCTAAGTCAAAGCGAACAGGACTTCAA agGTACAAATGGTCGTCCActtgttggtgctgctgctgctgcgcccaaGGAGGAGCAGCAAAGTCATTTACTCGACTTGCTGGACATTTCGCTGGGCGCCACTAGCATTTCAAGTCCACCGCTGGGCGCCGCtggcggtgctgctgctgctgctgttgtggatCCTTGGGCTGCGCCACCCGCGCGTGCAGCAAGTCAACTTTCCGATCCGTGGTCTGGCAGCGCCTCCAATACGCCCATACCTGCCGATCCCTGGCATCCTGCTAGCGCTCCACGCACCATTATGAGCGCTGGCGTGCCGCtgggcgctgcagcagctgccacgccgCAGCCAGGCGATGCTTGGGGCATGCGCACACAGTCACCGTCCGTTGCCTCGGGCTCCTCCAACGAAGGCTGGCTGCAGACCAATGGCAATGCCCAGCAGAATGGCGCACGTGCTGCAGCGCCTGTGGATGCTTGGCTAAGCAAGAGCGCAGCAAGTCCAGCgctagcagcagcgccagcagcacgTGCAACCAGCAATGGCAGCTCGGGCGATCCGTGGCTAGCGGAAACGCCAGCTGCACCAGCAGATCCCTGGGCGGGTGGTCAGCCCGCAGGCGCAGGCACTGGCGCCTTGGATGATCCCTGGAAAGCTGTGCAAACGGGCGCCATTAAG aAACAATCGCCCGACTTTGATGAGTTTGATTTGATTACCAATCGCAACAAGAGCGAGCTCAACAATTCACATGCctccaataacaacaatg CTTCATTGCTTGACGAAATGGATCCGCTTTCGACAAACTATGGCAGCCTTAATAACTCCAGCGTACATGCCTCAACGGGCGCCACCGCAAAGAAGCCACTGAAAGATCCGCATGCATTTCTGGGCGAAAACTCGGCGCTGGTCAATCTGGACAATCTAATAAAGCCCATAGCGCCGCAAACGCAAGCAGGACTAGCGCCAGCCTACAATCCTTTCGCTGACAATGGCATGCCGCCCAAAACGAATCTattccagcaacagcagccagca GTGCCGTCCATAAATCAGCTGAAACAGCAGCCgccttttgcaattaatatgaATCAGGATCCTTGGGCGCCAGTTACCGGTGGTGTTAATCCAGCCTCACAG CAGCACACCCAGCCACCCAATCCtccaatcaacaacaacaacaacaatagttacTTTGGCGAACATTATCAAAGTCCCAGCATTGATAGCATACGCAATTTGGATCTTATGAACGAGCCGCCGCAACGTGCCTATGGCTATTCACCTACAGCTCCAACAACGCTGAGCTACAGCAGCTTCAGCACTCCGTTGGGCTATTCCAGCTATACGCAAAACTATACAAGCGCCTTGACCGAATCCTTGGCTGAAACTCCGGGAGTTACCATCGCGCCGCTGGGCTTCGATGCGCGACAGAATCTGAATCAGAGTGCAGCTGCTACTCAGCATCAGCATTGCTATCAGGAT caaaacaacaacatgccaTGGATAAAACCGGAGGCAGCGGCTACAAATCCATTTTTATCTTAA
- the LOC108600468 gene encoding epsin-1 isoform X6: MRCTAVVTYWDLFVFSLRKQKDDMQVNVAGLRRNIKNLAHNYSDAQVKVREATSNDPWGPSATIMAEIADLTYNVVAFSEIMQMIWKRLNDHGKNWRHVYKALILLEYLIKTGTEKVAQQCKENIFAIQTLREFVYFEEGKDQGTHVREKAKQLVTLLKDDERLKNERVKALKAKERFALHPSGFGSDGYIDGPSQRDMPPGWQEEPPKSASELEMVRPQTAGEEELQLQLAMAMSREEAEQEEAKRRSDDVRLQLALSQSEQDFKGTNGRPLVGAAAAAPKEEQQSHLLDLLDISLGATSISSPPLGAAGGAAAAAVVDPWAAPPARAASQLSDPWSGSASNTPIPADPWHPASAPRTIMSAGVPLGAAAAATPQPGDAWGMRTQSPSVASGSSNEGWLQTNGNAQQNGARAAAPVDAWLSKSAASPALAAAPAARATSNGSSGDPWLAETPAAPADPWAGGQPAGAGTGALDDPWKAVQTGAIKKQSPDFDEFDLITNRNKSELNNSHASNNNNASLLDEMDPLSTNYGSLNNSSVHASTGATAKKPLKDPHAFLGENSALVNLDNLIKPIAPQTQAGLAPAYNPFADNGMPPKTNLFQQQQPAVPSINQLKQQPPFAINMNQDPWAPVTGGVNPASQQNNNMPWIKPEAAATNPFLS; encoded by the exons ATGCGCTGCACTGCTGTTGTCACCTATTGGGACTTGTTTGTGTTCTCAT TGAGAAAGCAAAAGGACGATATGCAGGTCAATGTTGCCGGTTTACGTAGAAACATTAAAAATCTTGCGCACAACTATTCCGATGCACAG GTCAAAGTGCGCGAGGCCACGTCGAATGATCCGTGGGGTCCATCGGCCACTATTATGGCCGAAATTGCGGATCTAACGTATAATGTGGTGGCCTTTTCGGAGATAATGCAAATGATATGGAAGCGGCTAAACGATCATGGCAAGAACTGGCGGCATGTCTACAAGGCGCTCATCCTCCTCGAGTATCTGATCAAAACGGGCACCGAGAAGGTCGCACAGCAATGCAAGGAGAACATATTCGCCATACAAACATTGCGTGAGTTTGTCTACTTCGAGGAGGGCAAAGATCAGGGCACACATGTGCGCGAGAAGGCCAAGCAGCTGGTCACATTGCTCAAGGACGATGAGCGTCTGAAGAATGAGCGCGTCAAAGCGCTGAAAGCGAAGGAGCGCTTTGCGCTGCATCCAAGCGGATTTGGCAGCGATGGTTATATCGATGGGCCATCGCAAAGAGACATGCCGCCAGGCTGGCAAGAGGAGCCGCCCAAAAGTGCTTCCGAACTGGAAATGGTGCGTCCACAAACTGCTGGCGaggaggagctgcagctgcagctggcgatGGCTATGTCCAGAGAAGAAGCAGAGCAGGAGGAGGCCAAGCGGCGCAGCGATGATGTGCGTCTGCAGCTGGCGCTAAGTCAAAGCGAACAGGACTTCAA agGTACAAATGGTCGTCCActtgttggtgctgctgctgctgcgcccaaGGAGGAGCAGCAAAGTCATTTACTCGACTTGCTGGACATTTCGCTGGGCGCCACTAGCATTTCAAGTCCACCGCTGGGCGCCGCtggcggtgctgctgctgctgctgttgtggatCCTTGGGCTGCGCCACCCGCGCGTGCAGCAAGTCAACTTTCCGATCCGTGGTCTGGCAGCGCCTCCAATACGCCCATACCTGCCGATCCCTGGCATCCTGCTAGCGCTCCACGCACCATTATGAGCGCTGGCGTGCCGCtgggcgctgcagcagctgccacgccgCAGCCAGGCGATGCTTGGGGCATGCGCACACAGTCACCGTCCGTTGCCTCGGGCTCCTCCAACGAAGGCTGGCTGCAGACCAATGGCAATGCCCAGCAGAATGGCGCACGTGCTGCAGCGCCTGTGGATGCTTGGCTAAGCAAGAGCGCAGCAAGTCCAGCgctagcagcagcgccagcagcacgTGCAACCAGCAATGGCAGCTCGGGCGATCCGTGGCTAGCGGAAACGCCAGCTGCACCAGCAGATCCCTGGGCGGGTGGTCAGCCCGCAGGCGCAGGCACTGGCGCCTTGGATGATCCCTGGAAAGCTGTGCAAACGGGCGCCATTAAG aAACAATCGCCCGACTTTGATGAGTTTGATTTGATTACCAATCGCAACAAGAGCGAGCTCAACAATTCACATGCctccaataacaacaatg CTTCATTGCTTGACGAAATGGATCCGCTTTCGACAAACTATGGCAGCCTTAATAACTCCAGCGTACATGCCTCAACGGGCGCCACCGCAAAGAAGCCACTGAAAGATCCGCATGCATTTCTGGGCGAAAACTCGGCGCTGGTCAATCTGGACAATCTAATAAAGCCCATAGCGCCGCAAACGCAAGCAGGACTAGCGCCAGCCTACAATCCTTTCGCTGACAATGGCATGCCGCCCAAAACGAATCTattccagcaacagcagccagca GTGCCGTCCATAAATCAGCTGAAACAGCAGCCgccttttgcaattaatatgaATCAGGATCCTTGGGCGCCAGTTACCGGTGGTGTTAATCCAGCCTCACAG caaaacaacaacatgccaTGGATAAAACCGGAGGCAGCGGCTACAAATCCATTTTTATCTTAA
- the LOC108600468 gene encoding epsin-2 isoform X1 codes for MRCTAVVTYWDLFVFSLRKQKDDMQVNVAGLRRNIKNLAHNYSDAQVKVREATSNDPWGPSATIMAEIADLTYNVVAFSEIMQMIWKRLNDHGKNWRHVYKALILLEYLIKTGTEKVAQQCKENIFAIQTLREFVYFEEGKDQGTHVREKAKQLVTLLKDDERLKNERVKALKAKERFALHPSGFGSDGYIDGPSQRDMPPGWQEEPPKSASELEMVRPQTAGEEELQLQLAMAMSREEAEQEEAKRRSDDVRLQLALSQSEQDFKGTNGRPLVGAAAAAPKEEQQSHLLDLLDISLGATSISSPPLGAAGGAAAAAVVDPWAAPPARAASQLSDPWSGSASNTPIPADPWHPASAPRTIMSAGVPLGAAAAATPQPGDAWGMRTQSPSVASGSSNEGWLQTNGNAQQNGARAAAPVDAWLSKSAASPALAAAPAARATSNGSSGDPWLAETPAAPADPWAGGQPAGAGTGALDDPWKAVQTGAIKKQSPDFDEFDLITNRNKSELNNSHASNNNNASLLDEMDPLSTNYGSLNNSSVHASTGATAKKPLKDPHAFLGENSALVNLDNLIKPIAPQTQAGLAPAYNPFADNGMPPKTNLFQQQQPAVPSINQLKQQPPFAINMNQDPWAPVTGGVNPASQYKPMRPTSLQLIDDFSLLSAFSKPLTQTIPQQHTQPPNPPINNNNNNSYFGEHYQSPSIDSIRNLDLMNEPPQRAYGYSPTAPTTLSYSSFSTPLGYSSYTQNYTSALTESLAETPGVTIAPLGFDARQNLNQSAAATQHQHCYQDQNNNMPWIKPEAAATNPFLS; via the exons ATGCGCTGCACTGCTGTTGTCACCTATTGGGACTTGTTTGTGTTCTCAT TGAGAAAGCAAAAGGACGATATGCAGGTCAATGTTGCCGGTTTACGTAGAAACATTAAAAATCTTGCGCACAACTATTCCGATGCACAG GTCAAAGTGCGCGAGGCCACGTCGAATGATCCGTGGGGTCCATCGGCCACTATTATGGCCGAAATTGCGGATCTAACGTATAATGTGGTGGCCTTTTCGGAGATAATGCAAATGATATGGAAGCGGCTAAACGATCATGGCAAGAACTGGCGGCATGTCTACAAGGCGCTCATCCTCCTCGAGTATCTGATCAAAACGGGCACCGAGAAGGTCGCACAGCAATGCAAGGAGAACATATTCGCCATACAAACATTGCGTGAGTTTGTCTACTTCGAGGAGGGCAAAGATCAGGGCACACATGTGCGCGAGAAGGCCAAGCAGCTGGTCACATTGCTCAAGGACGATGAGCGTCTGAAGAATGAGCGCGTCAAAGCGCTGAAAGCGAAGGAGCGCTTTGCGCTGCATCCAAGCGGATTTGGCAGCGATGGTTATATCGATGGGCCATCGCAAAGAGACATGCCGCCAGGCTGGCAAGAGGAGCCGCCCAAAAGTGCTTCCGAACTGGAAATGGTGCGTCCACAAACTGCTGGCGaggaggagctgcagctgcagctggcgatGGCTATGTCCAGAGAAGAAGCAGAGCAGGAGGAGGCCAAGCGGCGCAGCGATGATGTGCGTCTGCAGCTGGCGCTAAGTCAAAGCGAACAGGACTTCAA agGTACAAATGGTCGTCCActtgttggtgctgctgctgctgcgcccaaGGAGGAGCAGCAAAGTCATTTACTCGACTTGCTGGACATTTCGCTGGGCGCCACTAGCATTTCAAGTCCACCGCTGGGCGCCGCtggcggtgctgctgctgctgctgttgtggatCCTTGGGCTGCGCCACCCGCGCGTGCAGCAAGTCAACTTTCCGATCCGTGGTCTGGCAGCGCCTCCAATACGCCCATACCTGCCGATCCCTGGCATCCTGCTAGCGCTCCACGCACCATTATGAGCGCTGGCGTGCCGCtgggcgctgcagcagctgccacgccgCAGCCAGGCGATGCTTGGGGCATGCGCACACAGTCACCGTCCGTTGCCTCGGGCTCCTCCAACGAAGGCTGGCTGCAGACCAATGGCAATGCCCAGCAGAATGGCGCACGTGCTGCAGCGCCTGTGGATGCTTGGCTAAGCAAGAGCGCAGCAAGTCCAGCgctagcagcagcgccagcagcacgTGCAACCAGCAATGGCAGCTCGGGCGATCCGTGGCTAGCGGAAACGCCAGCTGCACCAGCAGATCCCTGGGCGGGTGGTCAGCCCGCAGGCGCAGGCACTGGCGCCTTGGATGATCCCTGGAAAGCTGTGCAAACGGGCGCCATTAAG aAACAATCGCCCGACTTTGATGAGTTTGATTTGATTACCAATCGCAACAAGAGCGAGCTCAACAATTCACATGCctccaataacaacaatg CTTCATTGCTTGACGAAATGGATCCGCTTTCGACAAACTATGGCAGCCTTAATAACTCCAGCGTACATGCCTCAACGGGCGCCACCGCAAAGAAGCCACTGAAAGATCCGCATGCATTTCTGGGCGAAAACTCGGCGCTGGTCAATCTGGACAATCTAATAAAGCCCATAGCGCCGCAAACGCAAGCAGGACTAGCGCCAGCCTACAATCCTTTCGCTGACAATGGCATGCCGCCCAAAACGAATCTattccagcaacagcagccagca GTGCCGTCCATAAATCAGCTGAAACAGCAGCCgccttttgcaattaatatgaATCAGGATCCTTGGGCGCCAGTTACCGGTGGTGTTAATCCAGCCTCACAG TACAAGCCCATGCGTCCTACTAGTCTGCAGCTAATCGATGACTTTAGTCTCTTGAGTGCCTTTAGTAAACCTCTAACCCAAACAATTCCACAGCAGCACACCCAGCCACCCAATCCtccaatcaacaacaacaacaacaatagttacTTTGGCGAACATTATCAAAGTCCCAGCATTGATAGCATACGCAATTTGGATCTTATGAACGAGCCGCCGCAACGTGCCTATGGCTATTCACCTACAGCTCCAACAACGCTGAGCTACAGCAGCTTCAGCACTCCGTTGGGCTATTCCAGCTATACGCAAAACTATACAAGCGCCTTGACCGAATCCTTGGCTGAAACTCCGGGAGTTACCATCGCGCCGCTGGGCTTCGATGCGCGACAGAATCTGAATCAGAGTGCAGCTGCTACTCAGCATCAGCATTGCTATCAGGAT caaaacaacaacatgccaTGGATAAAACCGGAGGCAGCGGCTACAAATCCATTTTTATCTTAA
- the LOC108600468 gene encoding epsin-2 isoform X2, whose protein sequence is MRKQKDDMQVNVAGLRRNIKNLAHNYSDAQVKVREATSNDPWGPSATIMAEIADLTYNVVAFSEIMQMIWKRLNDHGKNWRHVYKALILLEYLIKTGTEKVAQQCKENIFAIQTLREFVYFEEGKDQGTHVREKAKQLVTLLKDDERLKNERVKALKAKERFALHPSGFGSDGYIDGPSQRDMPPGWQEEPPKSASELEMVRPQTAGEEELQLQLAMAMSREEAEQEEAKRRSDDVRLQLALSQSEQDFKGTNGRPLVGAAAAAPKEEQQSHLLDLLDISLGATSISSPPLGAAGGAAAAAVVDPWAAPPARAASQLSDPWSGSASNTPIPADPWHPASAPRTIMSAGVPLGAAAAATPQPGDAWGMRTQSPSVASGSSNEGWLQTNGNAQQNGARAAAPVDAWLSKSAASPALAAAPAARATSNGSSGDPWLAETPAAPADPWAGGQPAGAGTGALDDPWKAVQTGAIKKQSPDFDEFDLITNRNKSELNNSHASNNNNASLLDEMDPLSTNYGSLNNSSVHASTGATAKKPLKDPHAFLGENSALVNLDNLIKPIAPQTQAGLAPAYNPFADNGMPPKTNLFQQQQPAVPSINQLKQQPPFAINMNQDPWAPVTGGVNPASQYKPMRPTSLQLIDDFSLLSAFSKPLTQTIPQQHTQPPNPPINNNNNNSYFGEHYQSPSIDSIRNLDLMNEPPQRAYGYSPTAPTTLSYSSFSTPLGYSSYTQNYTSALTESLAETPGVTIAPLGFDARQNLNQSAAATQHQHCYQDQNNNMPWIKPEAAATNPFLS, encoded by the exons a TGAGAAAGCAAAAGGACGATATGCAGGTCAATGTTGCCGGTTTACGTAGAAACATTAAAAATCTTGCGCACAACTATTCCGATGCACAG GTCAAAGTGCGCGAGGCCACGTCGAATGATCCGTGGGGTCCATCGGCCACTATTATGGCCGAAATTGCGGATCTAACGTATAATGTGGTGGCCTTTTCGGAGATAATGCAAATGATATGGAAGCGGCTAAACGATCATGGCAAGAACTGGCGGCATGTCTACAAGGCGCTCATCCTCCTCGAGTATCTGATCAAAACGGGCACCGAGAAGGTCGCACAGCAATGCAAGGAGAACATATTCGCCATACAAACATTGCGTGAGTTTGTCTACTTCGAGGAGGGCAAAGATCAGGGCACACATGTGCGCGAGAAGGCCAAGCAGCTGGTCACATTGCTCAAGGACGATGAGCGTCTGAAGAATGAGCGCGTCAAAGCGCTGAAAGCGAAGGAGCGCTTTGCGCTGCATCCAAGCGGATTTGGCAGCGATGGTTATATCGATGGGCCATCGCAAAGAGACATGCCGCCAGGCTGGCAAGAGGAGCCGCCCAAAAGTGCTTCCGAACTGGAAATGGTGCGTCCACAAACTGCTGGCGaggaggagctgcagctgcagctggcgatGGCTATGTCCAGAGAAGAAGCAGAGCAGGAGGAGGCCAAGCGGCGCAGCGATGATGTGCGTCTGCAGCTGGCGCTAAGTCAAAGCGAACAGGACTTCAA agGTACAAATGGTCGTCCActtgttggtgctgctgctgctgcgcccaaGGAGGAGCAGCAAAGTCATTTACTCGACTTGCTGGACATTTCGCTGGGCGCCACTAGCATTTCAAGTCCACCGCTGGGCGCCGCtggcggtgctgctgctgctgctgttgtggatCCTTGGGCTGCGCCACCCGCGCGTGCAGCAAGTCAACTTTCCGATCCGTGGTCTGGCAGCGCCTCCAATACGCCCATACCTGCCGATCCCTGGCATCCTGCTAGCGCTCCACGCACCATTATGAGCGCTGGCGTGCCGCtgggcgctgcagcagctgccacgccgCAGCCAGGCGATGCTTGGGGCATGCGCACACAGTCACCGTCCGTTGCCTCGGGCTCCTCCAACGAAGGCTGGCTGCAGACCAATGGCAATGCCCAGCAGAATGGCGCACGTGCTGCAGCGCCTGTGGATGCTTGGCTAAGCAAGAGCGCAGCAAGTCCAGCgctagcagcagcgccagcagcacgTGCAACCAGCAATGGCAGCTCGGGCGATCCGTGGCTAGCGGAAACGCCAGCTGCACCAGCAGATCCCTGGGCGGGTGGTCAGCCCGCAGGCGCAGGCACTGGCGCCTTGGATGATCCCTGGAAAGCTGTGCAAACGGGCGCCATTAAG aAACAATCGCCCGACTTTGATGAGTTTGATTTGATTACCAATCGCAACAAGAGCGAGCTCAACAATTCACATGCctccaataacaacaatg CTTCATTGCTTGACGAAATGGATCCGCTTTCGACAAACTATGGCAGCCTTAATAACTCCAGCGTACATGCCTCAACGGGCGCCACCGCAAAGAAGCCACTGAAAGATCCGCATGCATTTCTGGGCGAAAACTCGGCGCTGGTCAATCTGGACAATCTAATAAAGCCCATAGCGCCGCAAACGCAAGCAGGACTAGCGCCAGCCTACAATCCTTTCGCTGACAATGGCATGCCGCCCAAAACGAATCTattccagcaacagcagccagca GTGCCGTCCATAAATCAGCTGAAACAGCAGCCgccttttgcaattaatatgaATCAGGATCCTTGGGCGCCAGTTACCGGTGGTGTTAATCCAGCCTCACAG TACAAGCCCATGCGTCCTACTAGTCTGCAGCTAATCGATGACTTTAGTCTCTTGAGTGCCTTTAGTAAACCTCTAACCCAAACAATTCCACAGCAGCACACCCAGCCACCCAATCCtccaatcaacaacaacaacaacaatagttacTTTGGCGAACATTATCAAAGTCCCAGCATTGATAGCATACGCAATTTGGATCTTATGAACGAGCCGCCGCAACGTGCCTATGGCTATTCACCTACAGCTCCAACAACGCTGAGCTACAGCAGCTTCAGCACTCCGTTGGGCTATTCCAGCTATACGCAAAACTATACAAGCGCCTTGACCGAATCCTTGGCTGAAACTCCGGGAGTTACCATCGCGCCGCTGGGCTTCGATGCGCGACAGAATCTGAATCAGAGTGCAGCTGCTACTCAGCATCAGCATTGCTATCAGGAT caaaacaacaacatgccaTGGATAAAACCGGAGGCAGCGGCTACAAATCCATTTTTATCTTAA